A genome region from Lutra lutra chromosome 11, mLutLut1.2, whole genome shotgun sequence includes the following:
- the LOC125081424 gene encoding pre-mRNA-splicing regulator WTAP-like — protein sequence MTNEEPLPRKVRLGETDFKVMARDEFILRWKPYEAYAQALKGKYTDLNSNDVPGLRESEEKLKQQQQESARRENILVMRLATQEQEMQECTTQIQYLTQVQQPSVAQVRSTMADPAINVFFLKMKREPEQSEDKLEQGQNELSAWMFTPERGLMVLDYSEEVATSEKFPF from the exons ATGACCAACGAGGAACCTCTTCCCAGAAAGGTTCGGCTGGGTGAAACAGACTTCAAAGTTATGGCACGAGATGAGTTCATTCTAAGATGGAAACCATATGAAGCATATGCCCAAGCTTTGAAGGGCAAGTACACAGATCTTAACTCTAATGATGTGCCTGGGTTAAGGGaatctgaagaaaaattaaagcaacagCAGCAAGAGTCTGCGCGCAGGGAAAACATCCTTGTAATGCGACTCGCAACCCAGGAGCAAGAGATGCAGGAGTGTACTACGCAAATCCAGTACCTCACGCAAGTCCAGCAGCCTAGTGTTGCCCAAGTGAGATCAACGATGGCAGACCCAGCAATCAACGTgtttttcctaaaaatgaaacGTGAACCCGAACAGTCTGAAGACAAACTGGAACAAGGCCAAAATGAACTGAGTGCCTGGATGTTTACACCTGAGAG AGGCCTGATGGTGTTGGACTATTCCGAAGAAGTAGCCACCTCCGAAAAATTCCCCTTCTAG